Proteins encoded within one genomic window of Fusobacterium sp.:
- a CDS encoding phospho-sugar mutase, with the protein MEKEILKRYEMWLNSEYLDEKDREELMSIKGNDAEIESRFYTDLSFGTAGMRGVRGIGKNRINKYNIRKATQGLANYIIENTGEVGKKKGVAIAYDCRIDSVEYALNTALVLAGNGIKAYLFTSLRSTPELSFATRELKAQAGVMVTASHNPQEYNGYKVYWEDGAQIVEPQASGIVNEVNNVNIFSDIKMISEEEAKSRGLLEYIDKKIDDRFVEEVEKQAINRDIPGKKDFKIVYSPLHGTGRVAVQRVLKEMGFDSVYTVPEQEMPDGMFPTCPYANPEDKSVFKLSTQLADKIGADICLANDPDADRTGMAIRDNEGNWVYPNGNQIGVLLMNYLLEMNKNIPSNGAVISTIVSTPMLDVIAKDKGIKLYRTLTGFKYIGEKIRQFETKELDGTFLFGFEESIGYLVGTHVRDKDAVVATLMLSEMAAYYNSIGTTVYKELNKLYDKYGWFVEETIAITKQGKDGLEEIGRIMENLRTHEHEEVAGRKVEYYKDFKLQVEKNMKTGKTSKIDLPKSDVIQFILEDGTYVTARPSGTEPKIKYYICVVDKTKEKSLAKLEDIKSGFQTYVDSL; encoded by the coding sequence ATGGAAAAAGAAATTTTAAAAAGATATGAAATGTGGCTGAATTCAGAGTATCTTGATGAAAAAGATAGAGAAGAATTAATGAGCATAAAAGGAAATGATGCAGAAATAGAAAGTAGATTTTATACTGATTTGAGTTTTGGTACTGCTGGTATGAGAGGTGTAAGAGGAATAGGAAAAAATAGAATAAACAAGTACAACATAAGAAAGGCAACTCAAGGACTGGCTAATTATATAATAGAAAATACAGGTGAAGTTGGAAAGAAAAAAGGAGTTGCTATAGCTTATGACTGCAGAATAGATTCAGTTGAATATGCATTAAATACAGCTCTTGTTTTAGCAGGAAATGGAATAAAAGCTTATCTCTTTACATCATTAAGATCAACACCTGAATTATCTTTTGCCACAAGAGAATTAAAAGCTCAAGCAGGAGTAATGGTAACAGCTTCTCATAATCCGCAGGAATACAATGGATATAAAGTATACTGGGAAGATGGAGCACAGATAGTGGAACCTCAAGCAAGCGGTATAGTAAATGAAGTAAATAATGTAAATATATTCAGTGATATAAAAATGATTTCAGAAGAGGAAGCAAAATCTAGAGGATTGTTAGAATATATTGATAAAAAAATAGATGATAGATTTGTAGAAGAAGTAGAAAAACAAGCTATTAATAGAGATATACCTGGAAAAAAAGATTTTAAAATAGTTTATTCCCCACTTCATGGAACAGGAAGGGTAGCAGTACAAAGAGTATTAAAAGAAATGGGATTTGATTCTGTATATACAGTACCTGAGCAGGAGATGCCAGATGGAATGTTTCCGACTTGTCCATATGCTAATCCGGAAGATAAGTCAGTATTTAAATTAAGTACACAGCTTGCTGATAAAATAGGAGCAGATATCTGTCTTGCTAATGATCCAGATGCAGACAGAACAGGTATGGCAATTAGAGATAATGAAGGAAATTGGGTATATCCAAATGGAAATCAAATTGGGGTTCTTTTAATGAATTATCTGTTAGAAATGAATAAGAATATACCTTCAAATGGGGCTGTAATATCTACAATAGTTTCTACACCTATGCTTGATGTGATAGCTAAAGATAAAGGAATAAAATTATATAGGACACTTACAGGATTTAAATATATAGGAGAAAAAATTAGACAGTTTGAAACTAAGGAACTAGATGGAACTTTCTTATTTGGATTTGAAGAATCTATAGGTTATTTAGTAGGAACACATGTGAGAGATAAAGATGCTGTAGTAGCTACTTTAATGTTATCTGAAATGGCTGCTTATTACAACAGCATAGGTACAACTGTTTATAAAGAGTTAAATAAACTATATGATAAATATGGGTGGTTTGTAGAAGAGACAATAGCTATTACCAAACAAGGTAAGGATGGATTAGAAGAAATTGGAAGAATAATGGAAAATTTAAGAACACATGAACATGAAGAAGTAGCTGGAAGAAAAGTTGAATATTATAAAGATTTTAAACTTCAGGTAGAAAAAAATATGAAAACTGGGAAAACATCGAAAATTGATTTACCTAAATCAGATGTTATTCAGTTTATTCTTGAAGATGGAACTTATGTAACAGCAAGACCTTCTGGAACTGAACCAAAAATTAAGTATTATATCTGTGTTGTGGATAAAACTAAAGAAAAATCATTAGCTAAACTTGAGGATATTAAATCTGGATTTCAAACTTATGTAGATTCATTATAA
- the hemW gene encoding radical SAM family heme chaperone HemW gives MVDGIYIHIPFCLNKCNYCDFLSFKSDKESGKKYVDYLLKEIELYPSYRYSTIYFGGGTPSLLDCEDIERILKKLDIEIGAEITLEVNPKTVDYEKLLQLKKIGINRLSIGIQSFDKKYLKMLGRLHSSEEGAETYYSARKAGFENISLDLMFSLPEQNLKEVENDLKRLLDMKPEHFSIYSLIWEEGTVFFEKLKKGLLKETENEIEADMFEKIIDTAEEAGYIHYEISNFSLPQKEAVHNTKYWENKEYLGIGLGASGYIDDMRYKNQVKFLEYYDSIESRIKPVAEKENISLKEKVEYKYILGFRLLKKGVIPEGEYIEKCISLEKRGYLIKKGEHFVLSRKGLMVANDVLDEFI, from the coding sequence ATGGTAGATGGGATATATATACATATTCCTTTCTGTTTAAACAAATGTAATTACTGCGATTTTCTATCATTCAAATCTGATAAAGAGAGTGGAAAGAAATATGTGGATTATCTATTAAAGGAAATAGAATTGTATCCTTCATATAGATATAGCACAATTTACTTTGGGGGTGGAACCCCCTCTCTTTTAGATTGTGAAGATATAGAAAGAATATTAAAGAAATTAGATATAGAAATAGGAGCAGAAATAACTCTTGAAGTGAATCCCAAGACTGTAGACTATGAAAAACTTCTTCAATTAAAAAAAATTGGAATAAACAGATTGAGTATAGGAATTCAGTCATTTGACAAAAAGTATTTGAAAATGCTTGGAAGGCTTCACTCATCAGAAGAAGGAGCAGAAACTTACTATAGTGCAAGAAAAGCTGGATTTGAAAATATAAGCCTTGATTTAATGTTTTCACTGCCAGAGCAAAACTTAAAAGAAGTAGAGAATGATTTAAAAAGACTTTTAGATATGAAGCCAGAACATTTTTCTATTTACTCACTTATTTGGGAAGAGGGAACTGTATTTTTTGAAAAATTAAAAAAAGGTCTTTTAAAAGAAACTGAAAATGAAATAGAAGCAGATATGTTTGAGAAAATAATAGATACAGCTGAAGAGGCAGGATATATTCATTATGAAATATCTAATTTTTCATTGCCTCAAAAAGAAGCTGTACATAATACAAAATACTGGGAAAACAAAGAATATCTGGGAATAGGCTTAGGAGCTTCTGGATATATTGATGATATGAGATATAAAAATCAGGTGAAATTTTTAGAATATTATGATAGTATAGAAAGTAGGATAAAACCAGTTGCTGAAAAAGAGAATATAAGTTTAAAAGAAAAAGTGGAATATAAATATATTCTAGGTTTTAGGCTTTTAAAAAAAGGAGTTATACCAGAAGGAGAGTATATAGAGAAGTGTATATCCCTTGAAAAACGAGGTTATCTTATAAAAAAAGGAGAACATTTTGTTTTAAGCAGAAAAGGACTTATGGTTGCAAACGATGTACTAGATGAATTTATATAA
- a CDS encoding YggS family pyridoxal phosphate-dependent enzyme: MGDIKKNILEIEEDIKKHSLNPKKARFIAVTKYVGAEDMIPIVNCGVKIFGENKAQIMREKQEKFNEMGIKDVEWHFIGNLQKNKVKYVAEYVKMIHSVNKISLAQEIDKRAKQYDRVIDILLEINIAGEESKEGYKLEELYKELPQLMELKNINIIGLMTMAPFVDDEELLRSVFRRLREIKDELNEKWFEGKLVELSMGMTNDYKIALEEGATLIRVGRKIFQ; encoded by the coding sequence ATGGGTGATATAAAGAAAAATATTTTAGAAATAGAGGAAGATATAAAAAAACACTCATTAAACCCTAAAAAAGCAAGATTTATAGCTGTTACAAAATATGTAGGAGCAGAAGATATGATTCCAATAGTAAATTGTGGAGTAAAAATTTTTGGAGAAAATAAAGCTCAAATTATGAGAGAGAAGCAGGAAAAATTTAATGAAATGGGAATAAAAGATGTAGAATGGCATTTCATTGGAAATCTTCAAAAAAATAAAGTAAAATATGTTGCTGAATATGTAAAAATGATACATTCAGTAAATAAAATATCTCTTGCTCAGGAAATTGATAAAAGAGCGAAACAATATGATAGGGTTATTGATATTCTGCTTGAAATAAATATAGCTGGAGAAGAGAGCAAAGAAGGATATAAACTTGAGGAATTATATAAAGAGCTTCCTCAATTGATGGAATTAAAAAATATAAATATCATAGGATTAATGACTATGGCACCATTTGTTGATGATGAAGAACTATTAAGGAGTGTTTTTAGAAGATTAAGAGAAATAAAAGATGAATTAAATGAAAAATGGTTTGAAGGAAAATTAGTTGAGCTTTCTATGGGAATGACTAATGACTATAAGATAGCATTGGAAGAAGGTGCAACATTGATAAGAGTAGGCAGAAAGATTTTTCAATAG
- a CDS encoding cell division protein SepF, with protein MKKKEGGKNSFKVFQDLKELLGIDNPETNEIDDMEGLEGLDDTGIIEINSNGKEQEVPTPKENAPLNLGGYGKSSSSLEAELNAGGNYQTIFVDPKTFADCKKIATYIKNDKMVTLNLEYLDLPTAQRLMDFLAGAMSIKGASFIEISKKVYTAVPKSMKVYYEGKKDTKGRTILDFGREEK; from the coding sequence ATGAAGAAAAAAGAAGGCGGAAAAAACTCTTTTAAAGTTTTTCAAGATTTAAAAGAACTTTTAGGGATAGATAATCCTGAAACAAATGAAATAGATGATATGGAAGGATTGGAAGGACTCGATGACACTGGAATAATTGAGATAAATTCTAATGGAAAAGAGCAGGAAGTTCCAACTCCTAAAGAGAATGCACCATTAAATCTAGGAGGATATGGAAAGTCTTCTTCAAGTCTTGAAGCTGAATTAAATGCTGGAGGAAATTACCAAACTATATTTGTAGATCCTAAAACTTTTGCTGATTGTAAAAAAATAGCTACATATATAAAAAATGATAAAATGGTAACTTTAAATCTTGAATATCTGGATCTTCCTACAGCTCAAAGACTGATGGATTTTCTAGCTGGAGCTATGAGTATAAAAGGAGCAAGTTTTATTGAAATAAGCAAAAAAGTATATACCGCTGTTCCTAAAAGTATGAAAGTATATTATGAAGGAAAGAAAGATACAAAAGGAAGAACAATTTTAGATTTTGGAAGAGAGGAAAAATAG
- a CDS encoding 7-cyano-7-deazaguanine synthase, protein MKKKIKALALFSGGLDSALAIKVVKDQGIEVIALNFVSHFFGGKNEKAEKMAEQLGIKLEYVDFKSRHTEILKNPVYGRGKNMNPCIDCHSLMFKIAGELLEIYGAQFIISGEVLGQRPMSQNAAALEKVKKLSEMEDLVLRPLSAKLLSPSKAELEGWVDREQLLDIQGRGRGRQMDLMKYYGIEDYPTPGGGCLLTDPAYSERLEIIEKDELLEEKESYLFYLLKIGRFYRLDKGKYFFIGRDEEGNNKIDEFGEMGNFHITGYQMAGPHILGYGNFTEEEKQFALNLFSKYSKVKGKAEIEVKINGNIVKVPPVNIEEMEQKIKEFQIVG, encoded by the coding sequence GTGAAAAAAAAGATAAAGGCATTAGCTCTTTTTTCTGGAGGGCTGGATAGTGCACTTGCTATAAAAGTTGTAAAAGATCAGGGAATAGAAGTTATAGCCCTGAACTTTGTTTCTCATTTTTTTGGAGGAAAAAATGAGAAAGCAGAGAAAATGGCAGAACAGCTTGGAATAAAATTAGAATATGTTGATTTTAAAAGTAGACATACAGAAATATTAAAAAATCCTGTATATGGCAGAGGAAAAAATATGAATCCTTGCATTGACTGCCATTCTCTGATGTTTAAGATTGCAGGAGAACTTTTAGAAATATATGGAGCACAGTTTATAATATCTGGAGAAGTGCTTGGACAAAGACCAATGTCACAGAATGCAGCAGCATTGGAAAAAGTAAAGAAACTTTCAGAAATGGAAGATTTAGTGTTAAGACCATTATCAGCTAAACTTCTTTCTCCAAGTAAGGCTGAATTAGAAGGTTGGGTAGACAGAGAGCAACTGCTGGATATTCAGGGAAGAGGCAGAGGCAGACAGATGGATCTCATGAAATACTATGGAATTGAAGATTACCCTACACCAGGAGGAGGATGTTTGCTGACAGATCCAGCTTATTCAGAGAGATTGGAGATAATAGAAAAAGATGAATTGCTTGAAGAAAAAGAATCTTATTTATTCTATTTGTTAAAAATAGGAAGATTTTATAGATTAGATAAAGGAAAATATTTTTTCATTGGAAGAGATGAAGAGGGAAATAATAAAATAGATGAATTTGGAGAAATGGGAAATTTTCATATAACAGGTTATCAAATGGCAGGACCACATATACTTGGATATGGAAATTTTACAGAAGAAGAAAAACAGTTTGCATTGAACCTGTTTTCAAAATATTCTAAAGTTAAAGGGAAGGCAGAAATAGAAGTAAAGATAAATGGTAATATAGTAAAGGTTCCCCCTGTGAATATTGAAGAAATGGAGCAGAAAATAAAAGAGTTTCAAATAGTAGGATAG
- a CDS encoding alanine/glycine:cation symporter family protein yields MNSFESIVNIINDIMWNKNLLVVILVISGIIFTVRTRGVQFRLFGHMVSLITEKTKKNREGISSFQAFCISTASRVGVGNLAGVVAAVSVGGPGSVFWMWVVALLSSATAFVESTIALIYREKDPQGGYRGGAPYFLTKGLNKKWLGVLFVIFALICWAGVFQIISNSVTESFNTAFGINTRTTSVVIVILAGAVLFGRRDKIVKVLDKMVPAMAAIYLIVVIFIIIKNITILPAVIQDIFKHAFGIRQFLGGTFGSVIMQGVKRGLFSNEAGSGSAPCAAAAADIDHPVKQGLVQALGVFVDTILICSATAFVILLSRGDIPEGLGGMTLLQESFRYQVGNWGVIFTAVILFLFSFSTILGVSFYAKPNLAFLCDKSWLQEAFKIFTLIMLFVGGVRQNFLVWNLADLGLGLMTIVNLMGVYPLTYKAVESLKEYEKNYVRK; encoded by the coding sequence ATGAATTCTTTTGAGTCAATAGTCAATATTATAAATGATATTATGTGGAATAAAAATCTGCTTGTAGTAATATTAGTAATAAGTGGAATAATATTTACAGTGAGGACAAGAGGAGTACAATTCAGATTATTCGGACATATGGTATCTCTTATAACTGAAAAAACAAAAAAGAATAGGGAAGGAATAAGTTCATTTCAAGCTTTTTGTATAAGCACAGCTTCAAGAGTGGGAGTAGGAAATTTAGCAGGAGTAGTGGCAGCAGTTTCTGTAGGAGGACCAGGATCAGTTTTCTGGATGTGGGTAGTGGCTCTTTTGAGTTCAGCTACTGCATTTGTAGAGTCAACAATAGCTTTGATATATAGAGAGAAAGATCCTCAAGGTGGATATAGAGGAGGGGCTCCATATTTTCTTACAAAGGGTTTAAATAAAAAATGGTTGGGAGTTTTATTTGTAATATTTGCTCTTATATGCTGGGCTGGAGTTTTTCAAATAATATCCAATTCTGTTACAGAATCTTTCAATACTGCATTTGGAATAAATACAAGAACTACATCTGTAGTAATTGTAATATTGGCAGGAGCAGTCCTCTTTGGAAGAAGGGATAAAATAGTAAAGGTACTGGATAAAATGGTTCCTGCAATGGCAGCTATTTATCTTATTGTAGTTATTTTTATTATAATAAAAAATATAACTATACTTCCAGCAGTAATTCAGGATATTTTTAAACATGCTTTTGGAATAAGACAGTTTTTAGGAGGGACATTTGGAAGTGTAATAATGCAGGGAGTAAAAAGAGGTTTATTTTCTAATGAAGCAGGATCAGGTTCTGCTCCATGTGCAGCAGCAGCGGCAGATATAGATCATCCTGTAAAACAGGGATTGGTTCAAGCATTGGGAGTATTTGTAGATACCATACTCATATGCAGTGCAACAGCTTTTGTTATATTACTGTCAAGGGGAGATATACCAGAAGGACTTGGAGGAATGACACTTCTTCAGGAATCTTTCAGATATCAAGTAGGAAATTGGGGAGTTATATTTACAGCTGTTATATTGTTTTTATTTTCTTTCAGTACTATATTAGGTGTAAGTTTCTATGCCAAGCCAAATTTAGCCTTTTTATGTGACAAGTCTTGGCTTCAGGAAGCATTTAAAATATTTACTCTGATAATGCTTTTTGTTGGGGGAGTAAGACAGAATTTCTTAGTATGGAATTTAGCTGATTTAGGATTAGGACTTATGACAATAGTTAATTTAATGGGTGTATATCCTCTTACATATAAAGCTGTTGAATCATTGAAGGAATATGAAAAAAATTATGTAAGAAAATAA
- a CDS encoding Rrf2 family transcriptional regulator: MKITQESDYAIKIVLYLSKLDKSEIANAREISESEKMSMKFALKILRRLCKVKLVESFRGIKGGYKLKKSPDDISLRNVIESIQGDLFINTSLKNINSAKKIEADPINSLLYSIQEDVKEKLSNTSFKDLRDASV, translated from the coding sequence ATGAAAATAACACAAGAAAGTGATTATGCAATAAAGATTGTATTATATTTATCAAAATTAGATAAAAGTGAAATAGCAAATGCAAGAGAGATCAGTGAATCTGAAAAAATGTCTATGAAATTTGCTCTTAAAATCTTAAGAAGACTCTGTAAGGTTAAACTTGTTGAATCTTTTAGAGGAATCAAAGGAGGCTACAAATTAAAAAAGTCTCCAGACGATATCAGCCTGAGAAATGTAATAGAATCTATCCAAGGTGATCTTTTTATAAATACAAGTTTAAAGAATATAAATTCTGCTAAAAAAATCGAAGCTGATCCTATAAATTCTCTACTATATTCTATTCAGGAAGATGTCAAAGAAAAGCTAAGTAATACAAGTTTTAAAGATTTAAGAGATGCTTCGGTTTAA
- a CDS encoding threonine/serine exporter family protein, with amino-acid sequence MNKKTEYKILSLACLTGKIMLQNGSEVYRVENHICQVAEYYGMAAQCFATLTCIIITLKNSEGEVISLVERVTSRTTNLDKVYQVYSLIGNISNYNYDELREELLKIENEKSYPFLISAVGNSIGAGFFTFLFSGNMREFLAAFLCGLFIAIATKITDTLKLGTFFTNLLCGGISSGTACLFLYLGFITDVSIPIISTLMILVPGVAFINSMRDIFSGDLVTGLSRLGEVAMIGTSIAVGSGIALKLLLNLGRV; translated from the coding sequence ATGAATAAAAAAACTGAATATAAGATTCTTTCACTTGCCTGCCTTACAGGAAAAATCATGCTGCAAAATGGCTCTGAAGTATATAGAGTAGAAAACCATATATGTCAAGTAGCTGAATACTATGGAATGGCTGCTCAATGTTTTGCTACACTTACCTGCATAATAATAACTCTTAAAAATTCTGAAGGAGAAGTCATTTCTCTTGTGGAAAGAGTGACATCTAGAACGACTAATTTAGATAAAGTGTATCAAGTGTATTCTCTTATAGGAAACATAAGCAATTATAACTATGATGAACTTAGAGAAGAACTTCTCAAAATTGAAAATGAAAAGTCATATCCATTTCTTATAAGTGCAGTTGGAAACTCCATTGGAGCTGGATTTTTTACTTTTCTTTTTTCAGGTAATATGAGAGAGTTTCTAGCTGCCTTTTTGTGTGGTTTATTTATTGCAATAGCAACGAAAATCACAGATACATTAAAATTAGGAACATTTTTTACTAATCTTTTATGTGGTGGAATATCTTCTGGAACAGCATGTTTATTTCTTTATTTAGGATTTATAACAGATGTTTCAATTCCTATAATTTCCACTTTAATGATATTAGTACCAGGAGTTGCATTTATTAATTCCATGAGAGATATATTCTCAGGAGATCTTGTTACAGGACTTTCCAGACTAGGAGAAGTAGCAATGATAGGAACTTCTATAGCTGTAGGTTCAGGGATAGCACTAAAGTTACTTCTAAATTTAGGGAGGGTATAG
- a CDS encoding threonine/serine exporter family protein has translation MSVEKIIFQIIAAIFTTLGFGLMFNIKHKNLFHTSIAGGLSWAVYLLGQHLNYSEGLTFFIATFALALYSEAVSRIIYTPVTTILIAALIPLAPGGGIYYTMYNLIDKNYPMAVQKGIQTFIIAGAMAVGIFSASTVFRLYDEIKSRINKSI, from the coding sequence ATGTCAGTAGAAAAAATAATATTTCAGATCATAGCCGCTATATTTACTACCTTAGGATTCGGTCTCATGTTTAATATAAAACACAAAAATCTCTTTCATACCAGTATAGCTGGTGGATTGAGTTGGGCAGTCTATCTTTTAGGACAACATTTAAATTATTCTGAAGGGTTAACATTTTTTATAGCAACGTTTGCTCTCGCATTATATTCAGAAGCAGTTTCTAGAATAATATACACACCTGTAACAACAATACTAATAGCTGCATTGATACCTTTAGCACCAGGTGGAGGAATTTATTATACAATGTATAATTTAATTGATAAAAATTACCCTATGGCAGTTCAGAAAGGTATTCAAACTTTTATTATAGCAGGAGCCATGGCTGTGGGAATCTTTTCAGCATCAACTGTATTTAGACTTTATGATGAAATAAAGTCTAGAATCAATAAAAGTATTTAG
- a CDS encoding HU family DNA-binding protein, with protein sequence MTEKEFMKKYLESFKLDGRLKNIGEAKKRVKVFFDTLKQVIDKDEKVIFKDWGKFEIEHREQRTYGNPRTKERIVIPAKRVLKFTVGKRFAEKVKNS encoded by the coding sequence ATGACAGAAAAAGAATTTATGAAGAAGTATCTAGAGTCATTCAAGTTAGATGGAAGATTGAAAAATATAGGAGAAGCTAAAAAAAGAGTAAAAGTTTTTTTTGATACTTTAAAGCAGGTTATTGATAAGGATGAAAAAGTTATCTTTAAAGACTGGGGTAAATTTGAAATCGAACACAGAGAACAAAGAACTTATGGCAATCCTCGAACTAAAGAAAGAATAGTAATTCCTGCTAAAAGAGTTTTAAAGTTTACAGTTGGAAAAAGATTTGCTGAAAAAGTAAAAAATAGTTAA
- a CDS encoding GNAT family N-acetyltransferase, with product MEFFIKKFDELTTIELYEIGKIRQEVFVVEQNCPYLDFDEKDFDSLHVYLKDENTDKIICYARVLAPGLSYDTASIGRVMVLSNYRKYGYAKKLVLQCIDCVKNIIRKNEITIGAQFYLKDFYSSVGFTAVSDVYDEDGIPHIDMYMKLA from the coding sequence ATGGAATTTTTTATAAAAAAATTTGATGAACTTACAACTATAGAGCTCTATGAAATTGGAAAAATAAGACAGGAAGTTTTTGTAGTAGAACAAAATTGCCCTTATTTAGATTTTGATGAAAAGGACTTTGATTCTCTTCATGTCTATTTAAAAGATGAGAATACTGATAAAATCATATGTTATGCCAGAGTTTTAGCACCAGGATTATCTTATGACACTGCTTCTATTGGAAGAGTTATGGTTTTAAGCAATTACAGAAAGTATGGATATGCCAAAAAATTAGTATTACAATGTATAGACTGTGTGAAAAATATTATAAGAAAAAATGAAATTACTATTGGTGCCCAATTTTACTTGAAAGATTTTTATTCTTCTGTAGGATTTACAGCTGTATCTGATGTATATGATGAAGATGGTATTCCTCATATAGATATGTATATGAAACTTGCATAA
- the rbr gene encoding rubrerythrin, translating to MELKGSKTEKNLMTAFAGESEARNKYTYYASKAKKDGFEQVSKLFEATANNEKEHAKLWFKILKGGDIPSTIDNLLDAAEGENYEWTDMYAEFAKVAKEEGFTEIARLFEGVAKVEKEHEERYRKLLANIKEEMVFARGEEVAWECMNCGHIHYGKKAPEVCPVCAHPQAYFMIQPKNF from the coding sequence ATGGAATTAAAAGGATCTAAGACAGAAAAGAATTTAATGACTGCATTTGCTGGAGAATCAGAAGCAAGAAATAAATATACATATTATGCATCAAAAGCTAAAAAAGACGGTTTTGAACAAGTATCTAAGTTATTTGAAGCAACTGCTAATAATGAAAAAGAACATGCAAAACTTTGGTTTAAAATTTTAAAAGGTGGAGATATACCTTCAACTATAGATAATCTTCTAGATGCAGCTGAAGGAGAAAATTATGAGTGGACAGATATGTATGCTGAATTTGCAAAAGTAGCAAAAGAAGAAGGGTTTACTGAAATTGCAAGATTATTTGAAGGTGTGGCAAAAGTAGAGAAAGAGCATGAAGAAAGATATAGAAAATTGTTGGCTAATATCAAAGAAGAAATGGTATTTGCCAGAGGAGAAGAAGTAGCATGGGAATGTATGAACTGTGGACATATCCATTATGGAAAAAAAGCTCCAGAAGTATGTCCAGTATGTGCTCATCCACAAGCTTACTTTATGATTCAACCTAAAAATTTCTAA
- the phnW gene encoding 2-aminoethylphosphonate--pyruvate transaminase: MRTLEECLEKPYLLLTPGPLTTSNEVRMAMLKDWCTWDKEYNNIVQEIREKLVKLAVSSGNYNKYTSVLMQGSGSFGVESVIGTALPENGKLLILSNGAYGDRMGEIAKVLKINYIIEKFGDKEIIDINKMREILENDSNITHVSVVHSETTSGILNPVEKIGELVKEFNKIYIVDAMSSFGGIEIDIEEIKADFIISSSNKCIQGVPGFSFIICKKDILEICSGQARSLSLDLYSQWKVMEENNGKWRFTSPTHTVRAFYQALLELEKEGGVIEREKRYRKNNIILREGMKKLGFKSLIPEEHQSPIITTFFAPESSDYNFEKFYYKLKKEGFVIYPGKVTDIESFRIGNIGEVYPDDIYALLKAVEKSID, encoded by the coding sequence ATGCGTACTTTAGAAGAATGTTTAGAAAAACCATATCTGCTTTTAACACCTGGTCCTCTAACAACAAGCAATGAAGTAAGAATGGCGATGCTTAAAGACTGGTGTACATGGGATAAAGAATATAATAATATTGTTCAAGAAATAAGAGAGAAGTTAGTAAAATTAGCTGTATCCTCTGGAAATTATAATAAATATACTTCTGTTCTTATGCAAGGCAGTGGCTCTTTTGGAGTAGAATCTGTTATTGGTACTGCTCTCCCTGAAAATGGGAAATTATTAATTTTATCAAATGGAGCTTATGGAGATAGAATGGGAGAGATTGCTAAAGTTTTAAAAATTAATTATATCATAGAAAAGTTTGGTGATAAGGAAATTATAGATATTAATAAAATGAGAGAAATACTTGAAAATGACTCAAATATAACCCATGTTTCAGTAGTACACAGTGAAACTACAAGTGGAATTTTAAATCCTGTTGAAAAAATAGGTGAATTAGTCAAAGAATTTAATAAAATATATATTGTAGATGCTATGTCAAGTTTTGGTGGAATAGAAATAGATATTGAAGAAATAAAAGCAGATTTTATAATCAGTTCTTCAAATAAGTGTATACAGGGAGTTCCAGGTTTTTCTTTTATTATATGTAAAAAAGATATTTTAGAAATTTGTTCAGGTCAGGCTCGTTCTCTTTCTCTTGATCTTTACAGCCAATGGAAAGTTATGGAGGAAAACAATGGAAAATGGCGATTTACTTCTCCAACACATACAGTTAGAGCATTTTATCAAGCTCTTTTGGAACTTGAAAAAGAGGGCGGAGTAATAGAAAGGGAAAAAAGATATAGAAAAAATAATATTATTTTAAGGGAAGGAATGAAAAAACTTGGATTTAAGTCTCTCATTCCTGAAGAACATCAATCTCCAATAATCACTACTTTCTTTGCACCAGAATCTTCAGATTATAATTTTGAAAAATTTTATTATAAATTAAAAAAAGAAGGATTTGTTATCTATCCAGGAAAAGTTACAGATATAGAAAGTTTTAGAATTGGAAATATTGGGGAAGTTTATCCTGATGATATTTACGCTCTGTTAAAAGCAGTAGAAAAATCTATAGATTAA